The Planktothrix sp. FACHB-1365 genomic sequence CAAGTGATTAGTTTGGAACGAAAATATGACTATTCTGAACAATATCCGACCTTTACCGGAAACCATTGGAAAGTTCAAACGATGGTGGAAGCGGTGCGGGAAAAAACAGGGTTAGATTTTGATACCTTAGAATTAGATGAAGCTCTAAAATCGGCTGAAAATTTAGGGTTACATTTATCAAAATTAGACACTCAAAGTTTAGGCTATGTCCTTTATGCGGTCTTTGATAAATTAGTTTCTCCTCAATTAATACAACCGACTTTTATTACGGAATTTCCAGTAGAAGTCAGTCCTTTAGCAAAACGTCATCGTTCTAAACCGGGATTTGTAGAACGGTTTGAGTTATTTATTCACGGAACAGAATATTCTAATGGTTTTTCGGAATTAAATGATCCTAAAGACCAACGGAAACGATTTGAAGAACAATTAGCGCAGCGAAATGCTGGGGATGAAGAAGCACATCCAATGGATGAAGACTTTATTCAAGCACTTTCTTTAGGAATGCCAAATTGTGGGGGAATGGGAATTGGAATTGATCGATTAATCATGTTATTTACGAATACCGCTAGTATTCGAGATGTGATTATGTTCCCCACGATGCGAACTTCTGTTTAACGTTAGATTCCATCCTTAAATCGGTGCTACAGATGATCCCTTAAAATCCACGTAGAGACGCGCCATGGCGCGTCTCTACATTGAAAATTAGGAGGTTGAATTACTGTTTTCATGAAGATGATTAATAACTCGATAAACTTTGATTTTTTGTAGTTTTCCTTTTAAAGGTAATTCTCCCCAAAATTCTACGTTATATTGTTCATTCAAATAAACTAATGTTTCATAAGCAATTAAAATTCGACAGGTATCAACTTGACGCTCTTTTAAACAGCTTTCTAAACGAGAAGCGGTATTTACACTATCTCCTATTACCCCATATTCTAACCGATTTTTTCCGCCTAAACTACCAACAACCACTGGCCCGGTAAAGATTCCTACCCGCATTTCAATCACAGGTAAACCTCGTTTTTGCCAATCTTGATTGACCGTTTCTAAGCGTTGACGAATGGATAAGGCACAATTGACAGCCTGTTGAGCTTTGGTGGCAATTTCAGCTTCTGTTTTACTCGCAACCGGAACTCCAAATACAGCCATGACACCATCCCCCATAAATTTATTCACAATGCCATGATGGGTTTGAACTTCTTCGGTAATAATATTTAGATATTCATTTAACCATCCCATAATAAATTCGGGAGATTCTGCTTCTGAAAGGGTACTAAAATTTTTAATATCAGAGAAAAACACCGTTGCAGTTAATTTTTGCCAAGGTAAACGACCGGATTCTAATAAATTTAACCGTCCTTTCCATAACGCATCAGCAATTTCTGGAGAGGTTTGTTGTCCTAATAAACGCATTACCGTTTTTTGTTGTTTTTGAGATTGATATTCTCGATTAATAACGCCTAAAATAACCGTTAAAATTAAAGCTACACTGGGAGAAATCAGAGGAATCCACCCTTGATTTAAAAAAACTAAAAAGCTAATTCCGCCTAATGCTGTTAATAGTAGTCCTGTTCCTAATAATAGGTAGGAATATTGAGAAGAAAATTCAGATAAAATTAGACCTGCGATCGCCCAAATTAAAATCCATAATAACTCTTGGCGTTCTGACAGAAACCAAAATAGAGATTCTTCCTCTAAAACCACACTCAATAACTGACTGGTCATTTGAGCTAAATTAACCACACCGGGTAATTTTGGCATCCGATTATTCCCAGTATTAAGAGGAGTTAAGACCGAATCTCGTAAACTCGGCGCACTGACTCCAATTAGCACAATTTTATCTTTAATCCAGGCAGAATTAACCTTTCCTTCTAACACTTCCATTAACGAAACTTGACGAATTGCATCAGGAGCATGACGATAATTAACCAAAATTTGAGAACCCCCAATAATGGATTGATAACTCCCATCATTCGGTTTGAGTTTGGGAAAAGCAATTGATCCTAGTTGATAATCTGAATTCTGATTAAGTTTGGGTTTAATGTTTTTACAAGGAAGACTTGAATGTAAAGGAGTGTAGCCGGGACAGTCGGCTTTTAAATAGGTTAAAACTAAACGTAAGGGTAAAGACAAACGGTTAATTTTTCCATCCCAATTAAACATTAAATGGCGACGGGATACCCCATCTGGATCGAGGGGGACATCTACGGTTCCCACCTGTTGAGGAGGAACTCTAGGGGGGGGTAAAATACGATCCGCTTCGCTATTTCCAACGCTCATGACTGCGATAAAATTGGGTCGTTTCATTTGCTCCATTAAAGCTTGATGACCGGGTTCTTGGGGTACGTTTCGAGCTATATCTAACCCGATAACGGCGGCTTGTTCCTGTTGTAATTTAGCTAAAACTTGAGCAATAATTTTATCGGACAAAGGCCATTGTTTGAGGCGGTTAATATCAGTTTCTGTAATTTCTACCACTAAGAGTCTAGGATCAGGTTGATGATAAGGACGTAGTTGTACCATCCGATCATAAACCCGCAGTTCTAACCCTTGAAACAAACCCCATTGCTTGAGTCCACCCACTCCCATTGTAATCATCAATAGGGTTAAAATTAACTTGAAAAATTCCCTGAATTCTAAGGATGTTTCATCATGTTGAGAAAGCCACTGTTTCCAGACAAAAGATTTGCGATCGCTCATTGCACTCGCCTATTTAAAATTTTATATGACTTTTTTCTTTTGATAAAAATTAGATCCTGGGGTTTGGGTTAACTGTTAACCCATCTTCCCTAAACCCAATCCTCTAAACCCTGATTCTGACGCTGTACACCCTGATTTTTCGATCAGCTAAATGTAAACGAGCTTATGATCTAATTCTAGGTCAATTTTAGATAAATTTGATGATTGTTTACGATTCAATTCGGCTGGGTGTTACCCGAATTAGTGATAAAATTTTAGGATGTAGTTTATCATTAGGCTTTATCACGCCTTAACCAATCTTATCATTATCATTTTCTCAGGTAAACCTTCACAACGCTGTTCAATGGGTTTTATATATCATCTACTTGAAAATATGAAAATAGACTATCAGGAAAAAGAAGGGCAGAAATTTCTGCGAATTATTTATGCAGTCGGATTAGCAATAATAGTGGCTACCGCTTTGGGGATTGAACTTTTCTATTCTTATCAATTGACGGCTCGAAATACAGAGCGAAATATTCGGAATATCGCTCAACTTTTAGCTCAGAATATTTCCTATAAATTAAACTCTAAACAGGGTTTAAGTTTTTCCCAAAAAAATTTTGATTATTCAGTTTTGAGCCGCGAAATCCAAGGGATTAACCTAGATAATCGGGGTGTGATTGAAATTATAGATTTAAAATTAAGACTAATCACTAGAGAACCCCACCTATCTCCTGATAAAAATCGATCATTACAACTTGTGGCTTTACAAAAATTTATTAAAGAGAATCAAAGCCAAAAAATTGAGGTATTAATATCTCCTATGAATGGGAAAAAAAGCATTTATGGGATGCAAAGAATTGAAGGTTATCCTTTAATTCTTTTAATAAAATTGCCTTTACTTGATGTGTTTTTAAGTTGGTATATTAAAGCAATTATCTATGGAATTTTGTTTTTATTATTGATAATTTTATTAATGATTTTAATTAAAAGAGAAAACAATTATTTACAGCAAACTCAAGAATTGATGACCCGTTTTGTGGCAATGGAATCGGCAGATGATATGATTGTAATTACTGGCAAAGATGGAACAATTGAATATGTCAATCCTGCCTTTACAAAGATTACAGGCTATCAGGCAACTGAAGTGATTGGAAAGAACCCTTCTCTGTTAAAAAGTGGTCGTCAAAACAAAGAATTTTATCAAAAATTGTGGAAAACTATTTTATCAGGAACCGGGTGGAAAGGAGAATTAATTAACTCTAAAAAAGATGGGACGACTTATTATGAAGAGATG encodes the following:
- a CDS encoding GGDEF domain-containing protein; its protein translation is MKIDYQEKEGQKFLRIIYAVGLAIIVATALGIELFYSYQLTARNTERNIRNIAQLLAQNISYKLNSKQGLSFSQKNFDYSVLSREIQGINLDNRGVIEIIDLKLRLITREPHLSPDKNRSLQLVALQKFIKENQSQKIEVLISPMNGKKSIYGMQRIEGYPLILLIKLPLLDVFLSWYIKAIIYGILFLLLIILLMILIKRENNYLQQTQELMTRFVAMESADDMIVITGKDGTIEYVNPAFTKITGYQATEVIGKNPSLLKSGRQNKEFYQKLWKTILSGTGWKGELINSKKDGTTYYEEMTIAPVKNSLNEIIRFVAVKRDISDRKQLEAQLAWLAHFDKLTGLPNRVLFFDRLERAIAEAQRQQTRFAVVFIDLDGFKLVNDCLGHQSGDLVLQEVAKRLSLSVRKSDTVARMGGDEFTLILGNISHRNDVIKIAQTILLALSQRCVVNGHECQIGASIGISFYPDDGTDLETLVNKADAAMYRGKHQGKNRYEFASTEESVTNSHFSSTDH
- a CDS encoding CHASE2 domain-containing protein, with translation MSDRKSFVWKQWLSQHDETSLEFREFFKLILTLLMITMGVGGLKQWGLFQGLELRVYDRMVQLRPYHQPDPRLLVVEITETDINRLKQWPLSDKIIAQVLAKLQQEQAAVIGLDIARNVPQEPGHQALMEQMKRPNFIAVMSVGNSEADRILPPPRVPPQQVGTVDVPLDPDGVSRRHLMFNWDGKINRLSLPLRLVLTYLKADCPGYTPLHSSLPCKNIKPKLNQNSDYQLGSIAFPKLKPNDGSYQSIIGGSQILVNYRHAPDAIRQVSLMEVLEGKVNSAWIKDKIVLIGVSAPSLRDSVLTPLNTGNNRMPKLPGVVNLAQMTSQLLSVVLEEESLFWFLSERQELLWILIWAIAGLILSEFSSQYSYLLLGTGLLLTALGGISFLVFLNQGWIPLISPSVALILTVILGVINREYQSQKQQKTVMRLLGQQTSPEIADALWKGRLNLLESGRLPWQKLTATVFFSDIKNFSTLSEAESPEFIMGWLNEYLNIITEEVQTHHGIVNKFMGDGVMAVFGVPVASKTEAEIATKAQQAVNCALSIRQRLETVNQDWQKRGLPVIEMRVGIFTGPVVVGSLGGKNRLEYGVIGDSVNTASRLESCLKERQVDTCRILIAYETLVYLNEQYNVEFWGELPLKGKLQKIKVYRVINHLHENSNSTS